The Merismopedia glauca CCAP 1448/3 genomic sequence GTCATCATGTCATTAACTAAGCGTTCTCGATATTGCTCTAGTTCGGCAATTCCTTCAGCTAGTTCTTCGGGGCTAAACTGGTCTAGACCAATAAGTTCTGGTATGTCAGTCATAGTATTTGTTTTCCTAAACTGTATTTATAAATCATTTTGGATCTTCTCAGATTGAGTCGCCAAAGAGCAAACTTTTACCAAGATTTTTGAGAGTGCGAGTAAAAGCGGGAATTTGCCATTTATTTGGATGCATCGAAGATTAATCGCTAAGATCGAGAAATGCGATCGCTTTTTGGAATTATCTATGGTTGAACCGATTACTTTAAACTGAGTTCGGATAAACTGAAACCCTTATTTTATCCTTGGCTGCGATCCCTATTGCTTCGTAGAAAGATCGCCAAAAAAGCCTTAACCAGAACTGAATATTAGTCTAGAGATCGATTTTGCCAAGTCCTCAACCCATCGTAAAAAACCTGAAAACTTTTAGAGCGATTAGTTTCTGGAGTCATATATTCGGCAATCTCGCGAGCAGCTTTAGGTTTATCCAATCCCCCTTGATGATATCTGGCTTTTTGTAGGACTCTTTCTAAAGCTTCCCAAGTTCCACCTTGAATTGCATCGGGATCTCGATATTTTTCCTGTTGGGCAAGACTGGGCTTAACACCTGGATAAGCTTGGATAATAGCTGGAATATCGCCAAAAAACCACGCTTCTAATTCTTCAACCATAATTCGGTTTAAGACTTGGAAGGAGCAACTGTTGTTACTTTTAGTGATAAATCCGGCTGTAATCGCAATATTTTCTAATTTTTGTTTGAGTTGATGACAGTCTTCATTATCGCGGTCAACTAAGATAACAATTAACCAATCCTCCGGTATCCATGCTTTATAACCTTTTAAGCGATCAGGTAACTTTTTGAGTAAATCTTGCTTTCCATTGAAGCGACGAACTTGGTATTCTATTTCGAGAGTTAGACATCGAGGTAAAAATTTATTGAGAGCTTCTTCTCCAGAATAATCCTCAATCAAAAATTCAATATGCATCGACTATTTTTTAATAGATTGCCTTGTAGAACCACCAGCATTAGTTAGAGGATCGCCCACTTCAAAGTAGTTCTCCATCCACAGATTACCCAAAGTTGCCCCGTTATCGATAAACTCTTTTACTCCTTGCATATCTGCTGTTCGTTTTGCTTGAGTGTACCCTCGATCGTCGCGATACAATACCCAAACCTCTTCTGGTTTGAGTTCATCAATTAAGAAGGGTGAATGGGTTGTTACCATCAATTGA encodes the following:
- a CDS encoding DUF4276 family protein, with protein sequence MHIEFLIEDYSGEEALNKFLPRCLTLEIEYQVRRFNGKQDLLKKLPDRLKGYKAWIPEDWLIVILVDRDNEDCHQLKQKLENIAITAGFITKSNNSCSFQVLNRIMVEELEAWFFGDIPAIIQAYPGVKPSLAQQEKYRDPDAIQGGTWEALERVLQKARYHQGGLDKPKAAREIAEYMTPETNRSKSFQVFYDGLRTWQNRSLD